The Hymenobacter sp. 5317J-9 genome has a window encoding:
- a CDS encoding chemotaxis protein CheC, whose product MDLSMTDLERDIIREILNIGLARAADSFAVIAQERVLLEVPNIDLLMSEDIMRKVREYQSRHVAIQSDIRGDFNGTTLMFFSGQHIQRLSRVCLRMNAPEALEVNELQESLLLEISNIITGALVTQLANILKANIYGAPPTAPRGDIADMMQNLLPQQQLQPLIFSVITQFSDKDNMVELPLMLFFDRVTFAKILEIIRSYDFLGSQMSA is encoded by the coding sequence ATGGATTTATCGATGACAGACTTAGAGCGAGATATAATCCGCGAGATTTTGAACATCGGCTTGGCGCGCGCCGCCGATTCGTTTGCCGTCATTGCCCAGGAGCGCGTGTTGTTGGAAGTGCCCAACATCGACCTGCTGATGAGCGAGGACATCATGCGCAAGGTGCGTGAGTACCAGTCGCGGCACGTGGCCATTCAGTCCGACATTCGCGGCGACTTCAACGGTACCACGCTCATGTTCTTTTCGGGCCAGCACATTCAGCGCCTGTCGCGGGTGTGCCTGCGTATGAATGCGCCCGAAGCGCTGGAAGTCAATGAGCTGCAGGAGTCGCTGCTGCTTGAAATTAGCAACATCATCACGGGGGCCTTGGTCACGCAGCTGGCTAATATTCTGAAGGCGAACATCTACGGCGCGCCCCCCACCGCCCCACGCGGCGACATTGCCGACATGATGCAGAACCTGCTGCCCCAGCAGCAGCTGCAGCCGCTCATTTTCTCGGTTATCACGCAGTTCTCCGACAAAGACAACATGGTGGAACTCCCACTCATGCTGTTCTTCGACCGCGTGACGTTTGCCAAAATCCTCGAAATCATTCGCAGCTACGATTTCCTGGGCAGCCAGATGTCGGCTTAA